The segment TTGTAATGCCCTGCCTCTTTAGAAGACTGATTAATCATGATGAAATTGCGACGATTGTTTCTCGCCGGTGTTGTTGGACTGGTTCTTCTCCCTCAATTAGCTCAGGCCCATTTCCTCTGGTTGCTTCCTCTGGCGACCGAAGAAACAGGGATTCAAGTTCACCTTTATTTTGGTGAGTTGGCTGAAGCGGACGACCCTGCACTTCTGGAAAATGTTATGGCGGCCAAAGTCTGGCAAATGGCTCCCGGTGGTAAGAAGGTTGACCTCTCTACTGCGAAAGGTGAAGAGTCGATCATTGCGATTCCCACTATCAAAACTGGTCCTACAGTCGTTGCCGCTTCACATAATTACGGTGTCTTGGAACGGGGTGACAGCTCTTTCGTACTGCAATACTACGCGAAATCTTACAACGATGCGAAACCCGCTGACTGGGGAACCATCAACGCTGCCTCCGCTTTAAAACTCGATATTACTCCGAAACAACTCGGCGGAGACGAGATTCAGTTGCAGGTGAAATGGGACGGCAAACCTCTCGCTGATGCGGAATTAAAAATCGAG is part of the Polystyrenella longa genome and harbors:
- a CDS encoding DUF4198 domain-containing protein yields the protein MMKLRRLFLAGVVGLVLLPQLAQAHFLWLLPLATEETGIQVHLYFGELAEADDPALLENVMAAKVWQMAPGGKKVDLSTAKGEESIIAIPTIKTGPTVVAASHNYGVLERGDSSFVLQYYAKSYNDAKPADWGTINAASALKLDITPKQLGGDEIQLQVKWDGKPLADAELKIEDDKGDVELEGKTDADGNFVFTAPKGHLFSIRAKHVNEVAGEQDGKAYSDTRSYSTLALQL